The following coding sequences lie in one Azospirillum humicireducens genomic window:
- the tssG gene encoding type VI secretion system baseplate subunit TssG, with amino-acid sequence MARPRRQPPASVIDRLFRTPHRFDFFQAVRVLEWQARRDARDPRNTRRHAVGHDHDPREEVVRLRAETSLTFPGNQVAGAEPGVDGRPPTVVGAFLGLVGPLGVLPQHYTELMIRSLRERNRALRDFFDVFHHRSFSLFYRAWAKYRLPVSFERGQGLREPDPVSTTLSSFVGIGQPSLSKRLVVEDETLLHYSGLMSRGTRSATDLQEMLSDFLGRPVTVESFVGSWLPIAPDGQTRLPSLSAPDGQHCRLGIDALAGDRAWDVQGKFRLRIGPLNHDQFRDFMPEGREFRKLQDLVRMYVGPELDFELQVSLLAAEVPAARLGAGEDDADGSRLGWNGWVLHAPSPVERKDAVFPMQDL; translated from the coding sequence ATGGCCCGCCCGCGCCGGCAACCGCCCGCTTCTGTAATCGACCGGCTGTTCCGCACGCCCCACCGCTTCGACTTCTTCCAGGCGGTGCGGGTTCTGGAATGGCAGGCGCGGCGCGATGCGCGCGACCCGCGCAACACCCGCCGCCATGCCGTGGGCCATGACCATGACCCGCGCGAGGAGGTGGTGCGCCTGCGCGCCGAGACCTCGCTGACCTTTCCCGGCAACCAGGTCGCCGGGGCGGAACCGGGGGTGGACGGGCGTCCGCCGACGGTGGTGGGCGCCTTCCTGGGGCTGGTCGGTCCGCTGGGCGTTCTGCCGCAGCATTATACCGAACTGATGATCCGCAGCTTGCGCGAGCGGAACCGGGCTCTGCGCGACTTCTTCGACGTCTTCCACCACCGCAGCTTCTCGCTGTTCTACCGCGCCTGGGCCAAATACCGGCTGCCGGTGTCCTTCGAACGCGGCCAGGGGTTACGGGAGCCCGATCCGGTCAGCACCACGCTGTCCAGCTTCGTCGGCATCGGCCAGCCGTCGCTGAGCAAGCGGCTGGTGGTTGAGGACGAGACCCTCCTGCATTACTCCGGCCTGATGTCGCGCGGCACCCGCTCGGCCACCGACCTGCAGGAGATGCTGTCGGATTTCCTCGGCCGGCCGGTGACGGTGGAGAGCTTCGTCGGCAGCTGGCTGCCGATTGCGCCGGACGGGCAGACCCGCCTGCCCAGCCTGTCGGCACCCGATGGCCAGCATTGCCGGCTGGGAATCGACGCGCTGGCCGGCGATCGCGCCTGGGACGTCCAGGGCAAGTTCCGCCTGCGCATCGGCCCGCTGAACCACGACCAGTTCCGCGACTTCATGCCGGAAGGCCGCGAGTTCCGGAAGCTGCAGGATCTGGTCCGCATGTATGTCGGGCCGGAGCTGGATTTCGAGCTTCAGGTGAGCCTGCTGGCCGCCGAGGTTCCCGCCGCCCGCCTTGGCGCCGGCGAGGACGATGCCGACGGGTCGCGGCTCGGCTGGAACGGCTGGGTGCTGCACGCGCCGAGCCCGGTCGAACGCAAGGACGCGGTTTTCCCGATGCAGGATTTGTGA
- a CDS encoding tetratricopeptide repeat protein, which translates to MSKLAMPTVWTRMKAELGDSDAQYHLAEALRATDVAAAIPWYRRAARQGHVAAQTMLAFLLANGIGVPPDPRRAVSWYRRAASKGDVGAQNNLGYMHEHGAGVPCNPAKAALWYRLAALQQSAAAQFNLALLLLDGRGVDRDEAEAVHWLRAAAGQGHPSAQYRLALCLREGVGTERDPSEAALWMQASAAAGDRDALAALADRRADVVAPAAEGGEGDGWEEEAFGWQHQAERRPMQSVHAGAMPPG; encoded by the coding sequence ATGTCCAAACTTGCCATGCCCACGGTCTGGACCCGGATGAAAGCTGAGTTGGGCGACAGCGACGCGCAATACCACCTCGCCGAAGCGTTGCGGGCGACCGACGTCGCCGCCGCGATTCCCTGGTATCGGCGCGCGGCGCGCCAGGGCCATGTCGCGGCCCAGACCATGCTGGCCTTCCTGCTCGCCAACGGCATCGGCGTTCCGCCCGACCCGCGCCGCGCGGTGTCGTGGTACCGCCGCGCCGCCTCCAAGGGCGATGTCGGAGCGCAGAACAACCTGGGCTACATGCACGAACATGGCGCGGGCGTGCCGTGCAACCCGGCCAAGGCGGCGCTGTGGTATCGGCTGGCCGCGCTGCAGCAGTCGGCCGCCGCCCAGTTCAATCTGGCCCTTCTGCTGCTCGACGGCCGCGGGGTCGACCGGGACGAGGCCGAGGCGGTGCACTGGCTGCGCGCCGCCGCCGGGCAGGGGCATCCCTCCGCCCAATACCGGCTGGCATTGTGTCTGCGCGAAGGCGTCGGCACCGAACGCGACCCGTCCGAGGCCGCCCTGTGGATGCAGGCATCCGCGGCTGCCGGCGACCGCGACGCGCTTGCGGCTCTCGCAGACCGGCGCGCGGACGTCGTTGCGCCCGCCGCGGAGGGCGGGGAGGGCGACGGTTGGGAGGAGGAGGCGTTCGGCTGGCAGCATCAGGCGGAGCGGCGTCCGATGCAGAGCGTCCATGCCGGAGCGATGCCGCCGGGGTGA
- a CDS encoding class I SAM-dependent methyltransferase, whose amino-acid sequence MSDWSAGYVSDIEYLPGFYREQGPAHLTLSCLINGIAPPSAANGFDYCELGCGHGTTVALFAAANPQGRFHAVDFHPAHIARARDAAEAAGLTNIAFHEASFAEMAEGNGPDLPEFDFVTLHGVYSWVSPMNRGAIARFLAKKLKPGGIVYVSYNAMPGWAPMMPLQRLLYEYSGLVHQRSDVQVKAGLDFAEQLYKAGAKILGDEAMFGKLRGETKAKNNTEQSVYLAHEYLNGSWQPLYHVDVARELGEAKLTYAGSATLFENYPDLSLTPDQRQALDSIGVPSLRETFKDYCVGRPFRRDVFVRGARRISVGRRDAMLKDMAMAMIIPRADARTTIQVPLGEATLEARHYEPIFDALAEGPRRIGDLMELPEIRRAGGTLSAVEIAGMLTGSSQAIPVPNPPETVTPLPSVLAHNRAAANELATSEGRKSTALAASVGGAGLHVSTMEALLYDGLGEGVPETLDALVAHAMRRLDAPENADEASRKAIADSMGWCMANSLPVWRKLGMI is encoded by the coding sequence ATGAGCGACTGGAGCGCCGGCTATGTGTCGGACATCGAATATCTGCCGGGCTTCTACCGTGAACAGGGGCCGGCGCATCTGACGCTGAGCTGCCTGATCAACGGCATCGCGCCGCCCTCGGCGGCGAACGGATTCGACTATTGCGAACTCGGTTGCGGCCATGGCACGACGGTGGCGCTGTTCGCCGCGGCCAACCCGCAGGGGCGGTTCCATGCGGTGGACTTCCACCCCGCCCACATCGCCCGCGCCCGCGACGCCGCGGAAGCGGCCGGCCTGACCAACATCGCCTTCCATGAGGCGAGCTTCGCCGAAATGGCCGAGGGCAACGGGCCGGACCTGCCGGAGTTCGATTTCGTCACGCTTCACGGCGTCTACAGCTGGGTCAGCCCGATGAACCGGGGCGCCATCGCCCGCTTCCTGGCGAAGAAGCTGAAGCCCGGCGGCATCGTCTATGTCAGCTACAACGCCATGCCGGGCTGGGCGCCGATGATGCCGCTGCAGCGCCTGCTGTATGAATATTCCGGTCTGGTCCACCAGCGCAGCGACGTTCAGGTGAAGGCCGGTCTCGACTTCGCAGAGCAGCTCTACAAGGCCGGGGCCAAGATCCTGGGCGACGAGGCGATGTTCGGCAAGCTGCGCGGCGAGACAAAGGCCAAGAACAACACCGAGCAGTCGGTCTATCTGGCGCATGAGTATCTGAACGGCAGCTGGCAGCCGCTCTACCATGTCGATGTCGCGCGCGAATTGGGCGAAGCCAAGCTGACCTATGCCGGTTCCGCCACCCTGTTCGAAAACTATCCGGACCTGTCGCTGACGCCCGACCAGCGTCAGGCGCTGGACAGCATCGGCGTGCCCAGCCTGCGCGAGACCTTCAAGGACTACTGCGTCGGCCGACCCTTCCGCCGCGACGTGTTCGTCCGCGGCGCACGGCGCATCAGCGTCGGCCGGCGCGATGCGATGCTGAAGGACATGGCGATGGCGATGATCATCCCGCGCGCCGACGCCCGCACCACCATCCAGGTGCCGTTGGGCGAGGCGACGCTGGAGGCCAGGCATTACGAGCCGATCTTCGACGCGCTGGCCGAGGGGCCGCGCCGCATCGGCGACCTGATGGAGTTGCCTGAAATCAGGCGGGCCGGCGGCACCCTGTCGGCGGTGGAGATCGCCGGCATGCTGACCGGCTCCAGCCAGGCCATCCCGGTGCCGAACCCGCCGGAGACGGTGACGCCGCTGCCGTCCGTGCTGGCCCACAACCGTGCCGCCGCGAACGAGCTCGCCACCAGCGAGGGACGCAAGAGCACCGCGCTGGCCGCGTCGGTCGGCGGCGCCGGCCTGCATGTCAGCACGATGGAGGCGCTGCTCTATGACGGCCTCGGCGAAGGCGTGCCGGAGACGCTGGACGCGCTGGTCGCCCACGCGATGCGCCGCCTGGATGCGCCGGAAAATGCTGACGAGGCCAGCCGCAAGGCCATCGCCGACAGCATGGGCTGGTGCATGGCGAACAGCCTTCCGGTCTGGCGCAAGCTGGGCATGATCTGA